From the Halobacterium zhouii genome, the window CCGACGCGACGACGTTCATGGACCGAGTACGCGAGTCGCCGCCCATAAAGGAGGCGGAACGCCGACCACGGCGTACTCGTGACGTTTCAGTGACTGCTCGGAAACCACGGAGTTTAAAGCCAACCTGCGTGTACGAACAAATGCGGGCGCTTAGCTCAGCTTGGACAGAGTACCTGGCTTCGGACCAGGCTGTCGCGGGTTCAAATCCTGCAGCGCCCATACGGTCCCCCCACGAATCGGGGCAACCACGGATTGACCGGTAACGGCGCTGTTTCCCCCCAAAACGCCGTAATCGCTAATCCGGATTTGCTCCTTATCTCCGGGTACAAACGGGCCACCACCCGCGGACCCGCGCCGTCGGGTCGTTCTCCGCGCCAACCCACCGAATCGAGGTGGTCGGCGTGAGCCTGACGACGGACACCTACGCCCGTGGGCGTCGCGTCCACACCCTCACCGCGTGTCCATGCGGATTCATCTTCTCCGCCAGTGAACCGCGCTGGAAGCACCTTCTCGACGAACACAAGCCGGAGGACTTCGGTTTGAGTCCGCTCGGGGAGATTCCCGACGGCCACGACCGCCCGCTATACCGGGGTGAGACGGCGTGACTGACGACGCCGAGACGCCCGCCGTGGACGCCGTCGAACGCGCGAAAGACGCGCACACGCACCTTTTGGGCCTTGCCACCGCCGCCGCGCGGCGCGATGCCCAGGCCGTCCAAGAGCACGCCGACGCGCTCCGCGACGCCGCCGACGACGTCCAGGCGCTCGTTCAGGACGACGCCGACGCGGAGGGATCCGCGTGAGCCTCGAAGCCTACGGCGTCGAGACGCCCGACGTCGTCCGCGAACCCGCCGACGACCGCCACGACACCGACCTGAAAGCGTGTCCCGAGTGCGGGACCGTCGTCGGGGAGCCGAACACCCTGAAACTCGACGCGCCCGACGTCGTGGACGACGTCGAGATTGACACCCTCGTCACGCGAGCGCGCAAATGCGACCGGCACGCCTACGACGTCCTTCTACCCGTCCGCGTCCGCCGTGGCGCGCCGTCCCTGGGCCGCTCCTGGACCACCGTCCGCGTCCGGCTCGCGGACCAACGCGTCCGCCCCGTCGCCGTCCCCAAATCCCAGGTGACGCGCCAATGAGCGCCGACGACGCGCCCGCGACGCCGTCCGACGCCGCCGACCTCCAGGACGCCCAGGACACCGTCACCGGGACCGTCCAGGCCACCTATCCGCGCCCCCGCGCACACGGGGCCGCCGTCGGCAACGTCCTGAACGACCTCGCGCCCAGCGAACGCGCGAACGCCCCCCAGGACCGGAGCACGCTGTATCAAACCGCCGTGGATTACTGGATGAACCACGTCCAGGACGCCGACGCCGAACCCTACATAGCCGTCCCCGACTTCTCGGCGTCGTGGCTCCCCGACGACGGAAAACAGTACGCGCTCGTCACCAAGTCCTCCCGCTGGAAAGCCGGCGTCGGCCACGGAGACGACTATACGGCGTTCTACGAACAGCACTTGATGCTCCGCCGGGTCCAGGAGGACGACGACGGGGAGCGCGAGCTGTCGAAAGGCCCGCTCGCCCTCCACGTCGAGATAATGCCCCAGTACGCCGACCTGGTTTACGCCTCCGGGGACCCGCTCCAGTATCCCGACGAGTACGGGGAGGGAACCCGCGTCGTCGCGTGGACCACCTGGGCCGACTCCGGGGAGGCCGTCGAAACGCGCGCCTACGACGCTATCCGCGCCGTCTACGGAGCCGACGCCCTGGACGTCGCCCGCGACCGGAACGACGACGCCCGTCGGATCCAGAAAGCCGAGGCACACATCCGGTTTGCCCAGCCCGAGAAAAACGCCGTCGTGGACGCCGTCGAACAGTCCCAGCGACTCATAGACTACGGCGGCCAGTCCGAGATAGACGCGTATCAGAACCGCGTACAAGCCGGGTGGCAAGAGGCCCGCGTTGAATCCGACCGCTGGAAACTCCTGGGGTTCGACGCCCAGCCATACAGTACCGAGTTGAAGGTCTATCAGCCCAGGACTGGCACAAACGCCCGTTATCGGACTGTTTCGCGCATCCGAAACTCGAAGCCTCCTTTAGCGGAGTGAACCAGGGCCGGCTCCCCCACGTCACCGAGTGGGACGACGTCCTGGACCACCTCCGGGACGTCGTCGCCACGCACGCGCATTGGGCCGGCGTCGAACGCGCCGACCTCGTCGCGGACGACTTTTTCGAGGGACCCGGCGCGGACGCCTACGAGTACGAGCGCCCCACGGGTCGCCGCAAAATGCTCCGCCAGGAGTACGAGGACCGCGCCACCGACGTCTACCGCGAAGCCCTCAAAGAGTCCACCACCGCTGTCTACGACCTCCTGGACGTCGTCGCCCAGGAGCACGGCGCGACGTATGACCTCCTGGAGCGAAAGACCGGACTCGCGCGCTCCACGGTCCGCTACCACGTCGCCCGGCTCGCGGACGCGGGCGTCCTGGAGCGAATCGGGAACCCCGTGCTCGTCGTCTACGATAGCGAAGCCCTCCACGACAAAGCCCGCGACGTCCTCCGGAAAGTCAACCCCGACGACACCCCGGAGGACCGCGACGAGCGCGCCGACGAGCGCCGCGAGCGCCGCGAGCGCGACCGCCAGGCCGACGCCGACCCGGACGCCGCCGACGACGACGCCGCCGCCCAAGACGCCGACGACGACGCCGCCGCCCAAGACGCCGACGACGACGCCGCCGCCCAAGACGCCGACGAGCGGAGCACCTGGCGCTACCTGGACGACTGGAGCGGGACGCCCCAAATGCTGATTGACGAGATAGTCCGCGACGAACGCACGGAGCGAGACGTCCGCGTTCGCGTTCTGGAGGACGCCGACGACGGCCCGCCACCCACGTAGCGACGTCTCGCCCCGTTCGTTCGCCCGCCGGATAGTGACGACGCCGCCCAGCGCGCGCTTTTTTCGCCGCCCATCCACTCACTCCCGCGCCCGACTCGTCGAAACACGACACTCGCGCAACACGTTCGCGCTCGTTTCACTTTCGCCCGGGTGTTAACGGCGGATTCGCGCCTGTTTTTCGCCGGGTTCGCCGTCTCGACGCGCCCCGAGTACGCCTGCGTGACGCCCAGACGCCCCCGCGAACCGGGCCGTTCGCCGCCCGCGCCGTCCGCCCGGGTTGCCACATACCGCTACGGTAGTGCCCTAAGGGGGCGGGCCAAATGCGCGGCGCGCAAACGCGCGCCGCTTACCGTAACCACACCCACAACCGCCTACCGGATGCATTAGAAGCGTAAACTCCTGGTAATCGGCTAATTACACCAATCGGGAACCCGGCAATACGGCTTGCCAGGAATTCTTATGGGGCATTCATTTTATGAAATCCCACGCAACACCACGACTATGCTCCACTCTTTCGAGTCGGCAAAACAGATTCTCTGGGGTTACGTTAGCTGGGTGATCGTCACACTCACGCTTTGGTTTGTGTTGTCACAAATCTCGGCACTTGGGCTAGACAGCGGTTGGAACAGCTTTCTCTGGGGGACTTGGATTACGATTTCTGCACTGCTGGGAGTGCGGGACCTCCTTCACCTGAAAGAGCTATTCTCTTCCTCTTCTTTCTAACCGGAGGAGTAGTAGTCGACATAAACAGTCGTCTCAGCCCATTCAAACGATATATTTCGCTATCGTGTGGCTATGGCCACAATTCCAAAACACTCCCTGCCGTCCCGCAGCTGCACCTGCAACCAGTCCCGAAGGGGCGCGCGAAAAATCAGGTCGGGTTAAGCCTGAATTCGTCTCGAAAGGTCTCCTCTATGCTTCCCATCTCTGAATTCAGTCCTCGAGTCCATCTGTCGTCAGTAACTTTCCGGCCGGTCCCGAATTTCGCATGAGGACCAAATTGTACAATTGGATATTCGTCACCGTCTCTCTCATTCAGAAGTTTGCTGACGTTCTCATACTCGCCATTCTCCATTGGAACCCTCATTTCTATTTTCACCGTTTTCAGGTCACCAGGGCGGAATACACTCGGGCTGGAATCGGGGTAT encodes:
- a CDS encoding winged helix-turn-helix domain-containing protein, with the protein product MNQGRLPHVTEWDDVLDHLRDVVATHAHWAGVERADLVADDFFEGPGADAYEYERPTGRRKMLRQEYEDRATDVYREALKESTTAVYDLLDVVAQEHGATYDLLERKTGLARSTVRYHVARLADAGVLERIGNPVLVVYDSEALHDKARDVLRKVNPDDTPEDRDERADERRERRERDRQADADPDAADDDAAAQDADDDAAAQDADDDAAAQDADERSTWRYLDDWSGTPQMLIDEIVRDERTERDVRVRVLEDADDGPPPT